In the genome of Streptomyces sp. P3, the window CCGTGGCGGCCGAGGGCGGAGTCGCCGTGCTGCGCGGCAACCTCTGCCCGGACGGCGCGGTCATCAAGCACGTCGCCGCCGAGGAGCACCTGCTCAAGCACACGGGGCCGGCCGTCGTCTTCGACGACTACCGGACGATGCAGCGGACGATCAACGACCCCTCCCTCGGCATCACCGCCGACAGCGTGCTCGTGCTGCGCAACTCGGGACCCAAGGGCGGGCCCGGCATGCCCGAGTACGGCATGCTGCCCATCCCCGACCACCTGCTGAAGCAGGGCGTGCGGGACATGGTGCGGATCTCCGACGCCCGGATGAGCGGCACCAGTTACGGCGCGTGCGTGCTGCACGTCGCGCCCGAGTCGTACGTCGGCGGCCCGCTGGCCCTGGTCCGCACCGGGGACCCGATCACCCTCGACGTCGAGGCGCGCACCCTCCATCTCCATGTGGACGACGACGAGCTGGAGCGGCGCAGGGCGGACTGGACGCCGCCGCCCACCCGTTACGAGCGCGGTTACGGAGCGCTCTACAACGAGCAGATCACGCAGGCCGACACCGGCTGCGACTTCGAGTTCCTCGCCCGTCCGGGCCGGGTCGCCGACCCGTACGCGGGCTGAACCACCGCACGACGGACCACCGCACGACGCAATCACGGACCACCGCACCACGGGACCACCGCACCACACGACAACAGCAGGACAGCGCACACGCCTGCACAGGGAGAAAGCGCTTCCCGAACGTCGCGATCCCGCACCTTGCGCGTCGCACGACGCACGCACGACGCACCGAGAACGGAGAACAGTGATGGCCCAAGCCGCAGCCGTGGCGAAACGGCCCGCGCCGCCCCGGCGGCGCCGTGCCTCCGCCACGCCCCGCAGGCTGCCGTACCTGCTGATCGCGCCGGCGGCCCTGCTGATGCTGGGCTTCATCGCCTACCCGGTCGTCAGCGTCTTCTACTACAGCCTGCAGAACTACAACCCCACCAAGCCGTGGCGCAACGGCTTCGCGGGCTTCGACAACTTCACCCACGCCTTCACCGACGACCCGCAGTTCTGGGACACACTGACCTTCAGCGCCCAGTGGGTCGCCGTCGAGGTCGGGCTGCAGTTGCTGTTCGGTCTGGCGCTTGCGCTGATCGTCAACCAGACCTTCGTGGGCCGCTCGCTCGGCCGCGCGCTGGTCTTCTCCCCGTGGGCCGTCTCCGGCGTGCTGACCTCCGCGATCTGGGTGCTCCTCTACAACTCCCAGACGGGCATCACCCGTTACCTGGCGGACATGGGCGTCGGCGAGTACGGCACCAGCTGGCTGTCGGACACCTCCACCGTCTTCCCGGCGGCGATCGTCGCCGACCTGTGGCGCGGCGTCCCCTTCTTCGCGATCCTCATCCTCGCCGACCTGCAGTCCGTGTCGAAGGACCTGTACGAGGCCGCCGAGGTCGACGGCGCAAGCCGGATCAAGCAGTTCTGGCACATCACCCTGCCCCACCTGAAGGACGCCATCGTCCTGTCCACGCTGCTGCGCGCGGTGTGGGAGTTCAACAACGTCGACCTGCTCTACACGCTCACCGGCGGCGGCCCGGCGGGGGAGACCACCACCCTCCCGCTCTACATCGCCAACACCAGCGTCGATGCCCACAACTTCGGCTACGCGTCCGCCCTGACCACGGTCGCGTTCGTGATCCTGCTCTTCTGCTCGATGGTCTATCTGCGGCTCAGCAAGTTCGGAGGAGGCGACAAGTGATCACCAAGGAGGCCCCCGAGGTCGTGCCCGCCCCCGTGCACGAGCCCGCCGCACCCGACCGCAGCCCGTCCCGGCACAAGCGTGCCTGGGACGAGGCCCCTCGCTGGCAGATCTACGTCCCGCTGGGGATCTACCTGGTCTTCACCCTCATCCCCTTCTACTGGATCCTGCTCTTCGCGCTCCGCCCGGCCGGCTCCACCTCGCTGGTGCCCTGGCCGATGACCTTCGACCACTTCGAGAAGGTCTGGAACGAGCGTGACTTCGCCGTCTACTTCCAGAACAGCCTGCTCACCGGCGTGGCGACGCTGCTGCTCACCACCGGCGTGGCCCTGGCCGGCGGTTACGCCCTCGCGCGCTTCGACTTCAAGATCAAGCGCGGCTTCATGCTCGCCCTGCTGTGCACCCAGTTCGTGCCGGGCGCGCTGCTGCTCGTCCCGCTCTTCCAGATCTTCGCCGAGCTGAAGATGATCAACTCGCTGGGCAGCGTCATCGTCGCCGAGACGGTCTTCCAGCTGCCTCTGTCGATCATTCTGATCAGCGGCTTCATCCGGAACGTGCCCTACTCCCTGGAGGAGGCGGCCTGGGTCGACGGCTGCAACCGGCTCACCGCCTTCCGTATCGTCGTCCTGCCCCTGCTGCGGCCCGGGCTGATCGCCGTCGGCTCCTTCGCCTTCGTGCACGCCTGGAACCACTTCCTGTTCGCCCTGATGTTCCTCTCCGACCAGACCAAGCAGACGATCCCCGTCGGCCTCAACACCCTGATGAGCGCGGACAGCGTCGACCTGGGCGCGCTGGCCGCGGGCGGCATCATCGCCGCCGTCCCCGTGGTGATCGTCTTCGCGTTCATCCAGAAGTGGCTGATCACCGGGTTCAGCGCCGGGGCGGTGAAGGGATGAGCAGCCGTCAGGTCACCGCGTCCGTGGGGAGCCGGCCCGCGGGCCCCCTCGTGACCCACCACGCCCACGACGAGGACGGCGAGCGCGACCTCACGTCGGACGGCGGCCGGACGCCTACCCTGCACGCAAAGATCGACAGCGCCGCGGCAGCCGACCGCACGACGGCACGCGGCGCGGGCGCAGGGAGGATTCCATGAGCACCGCTGTACCGATCGTCCTGGCGGGCGCGCGCGGCCACGGCCGCTGGCACCTGGACAACATCCGCAGGCTCCAGGACAAGGGCATCGTCCGCCTCGCGGGCGTCTGCGAGCTGACCCCGCTGACCCGGGCCGAGATCCCCGAGGGCCTCGGCGCGCCCGAGCAGTCCGCGGACTTCGGGGCGCTGCTCGACTCCACCGGCGCCCGGATCGCCGTGATCTGCACCCCGATCCCGACCCACGCCGACCTCGCGCTGACCGCGGCCCGCAAGGGCGTGCACCTGCTCCTGGAGAAGCCGCCGGCGCCGTCGTACGCGGAGTTCCGCCGGATGGCCGACGGGATCGCCGGGGCCGGCGTGGTCTGCCAGGTCGGCTTCCAGTCGCTGGGCTCGCACGCCGTGCCCGCGGTCCGCGCCCTGATCCGCGACGGTGTGATCGGTGAGATCGCGGGGGTCGGCGGCGCCGGCGCCTGGGCCCGCGCCGAGTCCTACTACCGGCGCGCCCCCTGGGCGGGCAGGCGGCGGCTGAACGGTGTCGACGTCATCGACGGGGCGCTCACCAACCCCCTCGCGCACGCCGTCGCCACCGCCCTCGCACTGGCCGGAGCCACCCGAGCCGAGGACGTCGCCGGCATCGAGACCGAGCTGGCGCACGCCAACGCCATCGAGTCCGACGACACCTCCTGCGTCCGCGTCACCACGGCGGACGGCCTGCGGATCGTCGTCGCCGCGACGCTGTGCGCCGAGGACCCCGACGACCCGTACGTCGTCGTCCACGGCAGCCGCGGCCGGATCACCTACTGGTACAAACAGGACCGCGTCCTGCTCCAGCGGGCCGGCCACGGCCCCGAGGAGTTCGAGTACGGCCGCACCGACCTGCTGGAGAACCTGGTCGAGCACCTCGCCGACGGGACGGAACTGCTGGTCCCGCCCGCCGTCACCGAGTCGTTCATGCGGGTCGTCGAGGCGATCCGGGTCGCGCCCGACCCGGTGCAGCTGCCCGACGACGCCTGGCGTCTGCTGCCCGACGAGGACCGGCGGGTCGTCCCCGGCGTCGACGGCCTCGTCGCGGCCGCCGCCGACACCCTCGCCCTCTACTCCGAACTGGGCGCCCCCTGGGCGTTCACGACCGCGCATCCGAAGGAGGTGAGCCCCTGATGACCGCACAGGCCCCCGACTCACCGGTCGTCCTGCGTGTCGCCGGCCGTCCGGTCGGCCGCTACGTCACGCGGCCCGAGCTGGCCGCCCGGCTCTCCCCGCGCCCCTATCTGCACCCCGTCACCACCCTGGCCGGCGCCACGGTCACCGAGCTCAGCCCCGCCGACCACCTTCACCACCTCGGCGTCGGTGTCGCCGTACCCGACGTCGAGGGGCACAACTTCTGGGGCGGCCGCACCTACGTCCGCGACCGGGGCCCGACCGAACTGGACGACCACGGCGCGCAGCGGCACGGGTCCTTCCAGCTGCGCGACCCCGACGGCTTCGTGGAGGAGCTGCGCTGGGTGGCGTCGGACGGGGAGCTGCTGCGCGAGCGCCGGACGGTGGCGGCGACCGAACTGACCTCCTCCGCCTGGGCGCTGGACTTCACCTTCTCCCTCACCAACGTCACGGGCGCCCCGCTGTCCATCGGCAGCCCGGCGACGAACGGGCGTCCCGGCGCGGCCTACGGCGGCTTCTTCTGGCGGGCCCGCAAGGAGGACCGGGCCCCCGACGTCTTCACCGCGGACAGGGAGGGCGAGGCGGCCGTGCACGGCTCACGTGCCGACTGGCTCGCGCTGGCCGGCGCGGGCTGGACGCTCGTCTTCGCGGGCGCCACCGACGCCACCCGCCGTGACCCCTGGTTCGTCCGCACCGCGGAGTACCCGGGGGTCGGCTCCTCGCTGGCGTTCGCCGAGCGGCTGCCCGTCCCGCCCGGGGAGACGGTCGTACGCCGGATCGTCACCGTCGTCGCCGACGGCCGCCCGGACCGGGACGAGGCGGCGGCTCTGGTCCGGAAGGCGGTCAGCCAGTGACGGGGGAGCGGCACGGCACGTACACGAACCCGGTCCTGAACGCCGACTGGTCCGACCCGGACGTCGTGCGCGTCGGCGACGACTTCTACCTCACCGCCTCCAGCTTCGGCCGGGCCCCCGGACTGCCGCTGCTGCACTCGCGCGACCTGGTGAACTGGACGCTGGTCGGACACGCGCTGGAACGCCTGGAGCCGGCGGGCGACTTCAGGACGCCTCGGCACGACTGCGGGGTGTGGGCGCCCTCGTTACGGCATCACGACGACCGTTTCTGGATCTTCTGGGGCGACCCCGACCAGGGCGTTTTCCAGGTCAACGCGCCCGCGATCCGGGGGCCCTGGACCCGTCCGCACCTGGTCGAGGCGGGCAAGGGCCTGATCGACCCGTGCCCCCTGTGGGACGAGGAGAGCGGCGAGGCCTATCTGGTGCACGCCTGGGCGAAGTCCCGCGCGGGCGTCAAGAACCGGCTCACCGGCCACCGTATGCACCCCGACGGGACGTCCCTCCTCGACGAGGGCAAGGTGATCGTCGACGGGGACGGCATCCCCGGCTGGTTCACCCTCGAAGGCCCCAAGCTCTACCGTCACGACGGCTGGTTCTGGATCCTCGCCCCGGCCGGAGGGGTGGAGACGGGCTGGCAGGGCGCTTTCCGGGCACGGGAGTTCTTCGGCCCGTACGAGGAACGGATCGTCCTGGAGCAGAAGGACACCGAGGTCAACGGTCCGCACCAGGGCGGCTGGGTGCGCACCTCGTCCGGCGAGGACTGGTTCCTGCACTTCCAGCAGCGCGGTGCGTACGGCCGGGTCGTCCACCTCCAGCCGATGCGCTGGGACGGTGCGGGAGGCTGGCCGGTGATCGGCGACGAGGGCGCGCCCGTCCTGACGCACCGGCGGCCCGCCCTGCCCGCGCAGCCGCCCGCCGCGCCCGCCGTCGACGACGACTTCCCCGGCGGGCGCCCGGGCCGCCAGTGGTCGTGGACGGCCAACCCCCAGGACGGCTGGGCCATCCGGCACTCGGCCGACGGACTGCGTCTGACCTGCGTCCGGACACCGCACGCGCAGGATCCGCGCACCCTGCCCAACGTCCTCACCCAGCGGCTTCCCGGCGTCCCGTCCGTCGTCGAGGTGGAGCTGGAACTGCACAGCGAGGAACCGGGAGCGCGCGCCGGACTCACGGTCCTCGGCGACGCGTTCGGCTGGATCGGCCTCCAGCGGGACGCCGACGGCGCGGTCCGGCTCGTCCACCGGTTCGCCGAGCCGGTCGCCGAGAGGGAGCGGGACGCGGCCCGTCCACGGCTCGCCCCCGACGGGCGGGCACGGCTGCGCATCGAGATCGGCGCGGGCGCGCGCTGCCGTTTCGCCTACGACGTCGGCGACGGCCCGTGCCCGTCCGGCCCCGTCTTCGCCGCCACCCCCTGGCGCTGGGTCGGAGCCCTGCTCGGCCTCTTCGCCGTCGCGCCGCCCGGTACCGGGCACGCCGGCGCGGCCACGTTCAGCGAGTTCCGCATCCGACCGCTCTGATCCACTTCCGCTGTAAGCCTGTTGGGAGCCGCAATGACGCACTTCCCTAGCAAGCGCTTGCCAAGGCCGGCCTCGGTCCTGGCGGCCATCGCCTGCCTGCTGGCGGCGTGCTGCCTCGGCGCGGCCGGCGAGGCCCGGGCCGCCGCCTCGGCGACGGGGACGGCATCCGCTCCGCGGACCGCCTCCGCACCCGTGACCACTGACGCGGCGCCGGCCGACGCGCCGCGGACCGCCGCCCCGGGCGCTCCGGCGGACCGCTGGACGGACCGGGCCCACGGCTTCGCCTCCCTCGCCGGCGGCACCACCGGCGGCGCGGGCGGCCGGGTCGTCACCGTCACCGACCAGGCCTCGCTGGCCCGGTACGCCGCGGCCGAGGAGCCGTACGTCATCCGCGTCGAGGGCACGGTGGCCGTCGAGCCGTTCGGCTCCGACATCGTGGTGACCTCGAACAAGACGATCATCGGGGTCGGCGACACCGGCGAGATCGTGCACGGCGAGCTGCACCTGAACCCCGGCACGCACAACGTGATCATCCGCAACCTGACGATCCGGGACAGCTACGTCGAGGGCGACTGGGACGGCAAGACGACCGACTTCGACGCCGTCCAGATGGACACCGTCGACCACGTATGGATCGACCACAACCGCTTCACGCACATGGGCGACGGGCTGCTCGACATCCGCAAGGACAGCCAGTACATCACCGTCTCCTACAACCGGTTCAGCCACCACAACAAGGCGCTGGGCATCGGCTGGACGCCGAACGTCCTGACCCAGATCACCATGGACCACAACTGGTTCACGGGCACCAAGCAGCGCAACCCCTCGGCGGACAACTGCGCCTACGCCCACCTCTACAACAACTACCTCTCGGCGCAGGTCGCCGACGGCGACCCGGTGTGGACCTACGGGAACTGGTCGCGGGGCCGCACGAAGATGGTCATAGAGAACAGCTACTACGACCGGGTCCAGCACCCGTACCAGGCCGATGCGACGGCCGAGCTGGTCGAGCGCGGGTCGATCCTGCGGAGGACGAGCGGACGGACCGACGAGCGGGGCGCGGCCTTCGACCCGCGGGAGTTCTACACCTACCGGCTGGACCCGGCGGCAGCCGTCCCCGCGCTGGTCACCCGGTTCTCCGGGCCGCAGAGACAGATCGGCGGCGCGGTCACGCTGAACGTGCCGGGCGACTACCCGACGGTCCAGGCCGCCGTGGACGCCGTGCCCGACGGCAACTCCGTCGGCGTCACCGTCGCCGTCGCGCCGGGCACGTACCGCGAGAAGGTGTACATCCCCGCGACCAAGCCGAACATCGCGCTGCGCGGCACCGGACACGATCGTTCCGACACCGTCATCGTCCACGACACGCCCGCCGAGTACGGGGGTTCGACGGGGAGTGCCACCGTCCGGATCGCCGCGAACGACGTCACCGCCCGCAACATCACCTTCAGCAACGACTTCGACGAGTCCGCGGTCGAGCTGAAAGGCGAGCAGGCCCTCGCCATGAAGACCACCGGCGACCGGATCGTCTTCGAGAACACGGCGTTCCTCGGCAACCAGGACACGTTGATGACCGACAGCCCCAAGCTGACGACCCACAGCCGGGTGTACGTGCGGGACTCCTACATCGAAGGCGACGTCGACTTCGTCTACGGGCGGGCCACGACAGTGATCGAGCGGTCGGTGATCCGGCTGCTGAGCCGGGGGTCGGCCACCAACAACGGCTACATGACGGCCGCCTCGACCTGGACGGGCAACCCGTACGGGTTCCTGATCACCTGCTCGGAGGTGGTCAGCGACGCGCCGGAGCAGTCCTTCCACCTCGGACGGCCCTGGCATCCCGGCGGGGAGCCGGCGGCGGTGGGCCAGGTACTGATCCGCGACACCGCGTTGCCGGCGGCGGTCAAGTCGTCGCCGTGGACCGACATGAGCGGGTTCTCGTGGCGGGACGCCCGCTTCGCGGAGTACCGCAACCACGGGCCGGGGGCCACCGTCACCGCCGACCGCCCCCAGCTGAGCGACGCCGACGCGAAGGCGTACACCGTCACGGCCTACCTCAAGGGCGCGGACGGCTGGGCGCCGCACCGCCGCACCACCCACTGACCCCCCACAACTTCATATCTCCGCAGGGATCCAGAGAAGAAGAGAGCCGACCACATGACAAGCAGCATCCGCAGAAGCAGGCGCGCCGCCCTGGCCCTCGCCGTCACCACCGTGCTCGCGCTGACCGCCACCGCCTGCGGCGACGACGGCAGCGGTGCGGCGGGGGACAAGGGAGGCGACGGCTCCGGCAAGGGGGAGATCACCTTCTGGGACAACAACGGCGGTGTCCGCACCGACGTCTGGAAGGAGATCATCGCCGACTTCGAGAAGGCGAACCCGGACATCAAGGTCAAGTACGTCGGTGTGCCCGCCGACAGCGTCCAGTCCAAGTACGACACCGCGATCCAGGGCGGCGGACTGCCCGACGTCGGCGGGGTGGGCGCCGCGATGCTCGCCGAGGTCGCGGCGCAGGGCGCCCTCGAGCCGCTCGACAGCCGGCTGGAGAAGAGCGGCCTCGGCGGCAAGCTCAACGCGAAGTTCCTGGACAGCGTCAAGGCCGCCGGCATCGACGGCAAGGCGTACTCCGTGCCGACCTCCGCCAACAACGGCACCCTCTGGTACCGCACGGACCTCTTCCAGAAGGCGGGCCTTGACGCGCCGACCACCTGGTCGAAGTTCTACGAGGCCGCCGACAAGCTGACCGACAAGGACAAGAACGCCTTCGGCTACACCATCCGAGGCGGTTCCGGCTCGATCTCCCCGGCCCTCGACGCGGCCTACGGGCAGAGCGGCCTCACCGAGTTCTGGAGCGGTGACAAGACCACCGTCAACGACCCGAAGAACGTGGCCGCACTGGAGAAGTACGTCGGCCTGTTCAAGAAGGACACCCCGTCCGCCGACGTCAACAACGACTTCACCAAGATGGTCGCCCAGTGGGACTCCGGCACCATCGGCATGCTGAGCCACAACCTGGGCTCGTACAAGGACCACCAGAAGGCGCTGGCCGGCAAGTTCAAGGGCATCCCCGCGCCGACGCAGGACAACGGCACCCGGGT includes:
- a CDS encoding carbohydrate ABC transporter permease, whose amino-acid sequence is MAQAAAVAKRPAPPRRRRASATPRRLPYLLIAPAALLMLGFIAYPVVSVFYYSLQNYNPTKPWRNGFAGFDNFTHAFTDDPQFWDTLTFSAQWVAVEVGLQLLFGLALALIVNQTFVGRSLGRALVFSPWAVSGVLTSAIWVLLYNSQTGITRYLADMGVGEYGTSWLSDTSTVFPAAIVADLWRGVPFFAILILADLQSVSKDLYEAAEVDGASRIKQFWHITLPHLKDAIVLSTLLRAVWEFNNVDLLYTLTGGGPAGETTTLPLYIANTSVDAHNFGYASALTTVAFVILLFCSMVYLRLSKFGGGDK
- a CDS encoding carbohydrate ABC transporter permease → MITKEAPEVVPAPVHEPAAPDRSPSRHKRAWDEAPRWQIYVPLGIYLVFTLIPFYWILLFALRPAGSTSLVPWPMTFDHFEKVWNERDFAVYFQNSLLTGVATLLLTTGVALAGGYALARFDFKIKRGFMLALLCTQFVPGALLLVPLFQIFAELKMINSLGSVIVAETVFQLPLSIILISGFIRNVPYSLEEAAWVDGCNRLTAFRIVVLPLLRPGLIAVGSFAFVHAWNHFLFALMFLSDQTKQTIPVGLNTLMSADSVDLGALAAGGIIAAVPVVIVFAFIQKWLITGFSAGAVKG
- a CDS encoding Gfo/Idh/MocA family protein, translating into MSTAVPIVLAGARGHGRWHLDNIRRLQDKGIVRLAGVCELTPLTRAEIPEGLGAPEQSADFGALLDSTGARIAVICTPIPTHADLALTAARKGVHLLLEKPPAPSYAEFRRMADGIAGAGVVCQVGFQSLGSHAVPAVRALIRDGVIGEIAGVGGAGAWARAESYYRRAPWAGRRRLNGVDVIDGALTNPLAHAVATALALAGATRAEDVAGIETELAHANAIESDDTSCVRVTTADGLRIVVAATLCAEDPDDPYVVVHGSRGRITYWYKQDRVLLQRAGHGPEEFEYGRTDLLENLVEHLADGTELLVPPAVTESFMRVVEAIRVAPDPVQLPDDAWRLLPDEDRRVVPGVDGLVAAAADTLALYSELGAPWAFTTAHPKEVSP
- a CDS encoding PmoA family protein produces the protein MTAQAPDSPVVLRVAGRPVGRYVTRPELAARLSPRPYLHPVTTLAGATVTELSPADHLHHLGVGVAVPDVEGHNFWGGRTYVRDRGPTELDDHGAQRHGSFQLRDPDGFVEELRWVASDGELLRERRTVAATELTSSAWALDFTFSLTNVTGAPLSIGSPATNGRPGAAYGGFFWRARKEDRAPDVFTADREGEAAVHGSRADWLALAGAGWTLVFAGATDATRRDPWFVRTAEYPGVGSSLAFAERLPVPPGETVVRRIVTVVADGRPDRDEAAALVRKAVSQ
- a CDS encoding glycoside hydrolase 43 family protein yields the protein MTGERHGTYTNPVLNADWSDPDVVRVGDDFYLTASSFGRAPGLPLLHSRDLVNWTLVGHALERLEPAGDFRTPRHDCGVWAPSLRHHDDRFWIFWGDPDQGVFQVNAPAIRGPWTRPHLVEAGKGLIDPCPLWDEESGEAYLVHAWAKSRAGVKNRLTGHRMHPDGTSLLDEGKVIVDGDGIPGWFTLEGPKLYRHDGWFWILAPAGGVETGWQGAFRAREFFGPYEERIVLEQKDTEVNGPHQGGWVRTSSGEDWFLHFQQRGAYGRVVHLQPMRWDGAGGWPVIGDEGAPVLTHRRPALPAQPPAAPAVDDDFPGGRPGRQWSWTANPQDGWAIRHSADGLRLTCVRTPHAQDPRTLPNVLTQRLPGVPSVVEVELELHSEEPGARAGLTVLGDAFGWIGLQRDADGAVRLVHRFAEPVAERERDAARPRLAPDGRARLRIEIGAGARCRFAYDVGDGPCPSGPVFAATPWRWVGALLGLFAVAPPGTGHAGAATFSEFRIRPL
- a CDS encoding pectinesterase family protein, which translates into the protein MTHFPSKRLPRPASVLAAIACLLAACCLGAAGEARAAASATGTASAPRTASAPVTTDAAPADAPRTAAPGAPADRWTDRAHGFASLAGGTTGGAGGRVVTVTDQASLARYAAAEEPYVIRVEGTVAVEPFGSDIVVTSNKTIIGVGDTGEIVHGELHLNPGTHNVIIRNLTIRDSYVEGDWDGKTTDFDAVQMDTVDHVWIDHNRFTHMGDGLLDIRKDSQYITVSYNRFSHHNKALGIGWTPNVLTQITMDHNWFTGTKQRNPSADNCAYAHLYNNYLSAQVADGDPVWTYGNWSRGRTKMVIENSYYDRVQHPYQADATAELVERGSILRRTSGRTDERGAAFDPREFYTYRLDPAAAVPALVTRFSGPQRQIGGAVTLNVPGDYPTVQAAVDAVPDGNSVGVTVAVAPGTYREKVYIPATKPNIALRGTGHDRSDTVIVHDTPAEYGGSTGSATVRIAANDVTARNITFSNDFDESAVELKGEQALAMKTTGDRIVFENTAFLGNQDTLMTDSPKLTTHSRVYVRDSYIEGDVDFVYGRATTVIERSVIRLLSRGSATNNGYMTAASTWTGNPYGFLITCSEVVSDAPEQSFHLGRPWHPGGEPAAVGQVLIRDTALPAAVKSSPWTDMSGFSWRDARFAEYRNHGPGATVTADRPQLSDADAKAYTVTAYLKGADGWAPHRRTTH
- a CDS encoding sugar ABC transporter substrate-binding protein, which translates into the protein MTSSIRRSRRAALALAVTTVLALTATACGDDGSGAAGDKGGDGSGKGEITFWDNNGGVRTDVWKEIIADFEKANPDIKVKYVGVPADSVQSKYDTAIQGGGLPDVGGVGAAMLAEVAAQGALEPLDSRLEKSGLGGKLNAKFLDSVKAAGIDGKAYSVPTSANNGTLWYRTDLFQKAGLDAPTTWSKFYEAADKLTDKDKNAFGYTIRGGSGSISPALDAAYGQSGLTEFWSGDKTTVNDPKNVAALEKYVGLFKKDTPSADVNNDFTKMVAQWDSGTIGMLSHNLGSYKDHQKALAGKFKGIPAPTQDNGTRVQVSNPVDGLGLFKSSKNKTAAWKFIEFAASHASNSKWNKSAGSIPANLEAAQDSWVQESEPTKLAAEALTGTSTKIVQLPYYLPDWNTISKADNEPNFQKVLLGKMTAKQFLDTLADQLNKAQADWKKNHG